The segment AGATATTTAATACGTTCGGAGGGCAGCAGTATAACGACTACTGTCGCCACTCGTCACCCGCATTGCCTCCATTTGCCCTAGCCTGCCCAACGCTGATGGAGCCAAAAGCCCGAAGCTTCTCCAGAAGCTGCTTCGTGTCGTAGTCTTGATACCCATGATTCTGAAAGAGCTTCTCAGCTATCGGGTTAGCCAAATTAAGAATACTCATCATGTCCGAGTGGACGACTTGTATGACGCGAGCAATTGCTACAAGCGTGGTGGCAGTAACAGTAGTGTTCCGGCTATGTCCAGAGTCAGTCCAGTTTCTCGACCGCACCAATAAAAGTGTTGGTGGGAAAGCATACATCATGCCGACAAGACTTGATGAGCATAAAAGCAAGATGCCACACCCAAGAGTATTCACCAGTGTCCACCATCGCTTCCCGTACCGCTTTTGGTTGTGAAAGTTGGTTCGCATCTCAACCTTCCCCCGAGCGTCGGCAAAACGCCAACCCGGATGCGTGTTTTCAAGGATTCCATCAATCATGGAGCTAATCTTTCCACGCCCACGCCCCGTCATTGTCTTGGTCTTTGCCTCGCCAGCATGGTTGGACCTGCATTCGCGGCAGGTTTTCTCAAACTCCAAGTGGAGAaaaaccatggccattcGGCTGCGAATTGCGTCGTCCTTCATGCGTGCATCTAGCTGACAAATATACGAGTACGCCGTTTGCAGCTTTTCGTACTTGTCAACGCGTGCCATACGGCCCGAGGACCGTTCTCTCCCCCACAAACCGTGCTGACACCAGCGAGACAAATTCATCTCCAGAAACTGCACAAAGTCAGATCGGACGCAGGCCTTGGCTACGGTCACTAGCCTCGGCGTGGCAGCATCCTGTATCGAGATATCGGCGTCTCGTTGGATCGTTTGTCCCGTCTCGTTGACCGAATCAGCGTTACCTGGCGCCGGCGACTCAGCATTAGGTGCCGGTTGTGGTAATGAGGCTGTTGAATACAATGCTCTCCTGAGAGCTACTAGGTCGCCAAATTATTTAGCGAACAACAGAGGGGAGGCAAGCGATTTGAAGGCTGCTTAAACGCACCTTCTTGGGCAGCACCATGAACTACTTCCGTTCTAATCTTTTGGATGGGAGTGCTGCAAGGGGagctgctgatgctggtcTTGAGGCGAGACGTATAACTTAGTTTTGATGCGGTAAATAGTGGTCAAGGAAGGCTTTTCGAACCTGCATGGTATTTGCGCTCGATGACACGGAGTCGTCAGAATTTGCCAGCTCCGTGTCCTGGCCACTGCCGCTGTCATATCCAGATTCGGTGGCTATCCTCTCAGTTGCCACTTCATTGCCGTTAGTGAGATCCAAAGAATTTGCGTGGTATGAAGAATATTCGTTGACAATTAGGCTGCACGATCGTTGCTGACAGGGGGTATCTCGATGACGAATACGAGATTCCATCATGTCGTTGGTTGTATTCCACAGGTGCGTCGAACCCAAGAGCTCTGGTCTATTTAATGGCGATTGTTTAACAAAGGCACAATATACTTGTTTTCAAGGAAGGATGGCTTACTGTGATGGCGGCTCATTCTCGAGAACTAGTACCGGTCTGATGGAACCTAGGTCTTCCATTGGCCCTTCTTGGAAGTCGATTCTGAATGGACTCATTCGGCTAGCCAGAGTATCAATGGATATAATGTCACTTTCGTCAAGAAATAATTTTACAGCATTGATAAAGTGGGCGATACTGTCcaatgttggtgttgaagtcGGGGCAGGCAAATGCACCAGTTGTCGCGCCATGTTGTCATGGCAATCTTACGATGCGTCGTTATGGCAGAGGCGATGGGTGCGGATAAAGGAAGCACTTGAGGTTTGCGGGACGACCAGCGCACATCATCACCTTGCAGTCAAAGGCAATCACGAAGGCTGTAGCCAGGACTTGCCCGGTGTTCGGTCTGGTCAAGTAGCATCAATTTCTAATTGTTGGTAATTAACCCCCACACTAACTGTACCCGTACCCGGCGCATTGATGGTGTCGTCCGCAGGCGAGTTTAGCCCGGTTTCGAGTTCAATGTTACGCGCTCAATAGCGGAACTGGTTCTTGTTTTGGAAAGCAGCGTGAACAAGGCTAGCTTGGCGGGCAATATAAGTAATTCCATTTTGGTAGAGCCCACTTCATTTACGTTACTTCGAGAATGACTCTGCTACTTTCTTGCTAGTTTGGCACTAGTGAAATTCTCATTGAAGATGAGCGGGAGAGCACATCATCTTTATTGGACCCCTTGAATCGTTTGCTGCACATACTGTTTCCACTCATGCAACTGGTCGAGAATATGCCCTTTGGGAGAGCCTGGATAGCCTTCCGCATGGACTAAGCCTTGGAGACGACCGAGAATCGAGGCCCTAGCAGCCGGATTTGGGACATTTCCGGCGGCGCTACTCACATCTTGGAGCGCCACTACCTGCACCGTGCCATTGGGGAGGTGGGTTTAGAACGGTGGGTGTGTACAATGCGTTTTGTAAGCTTCCTCTGATTGCTGTGACATTTCTTACAACGGTATTCCGGTACCAAGCTTTGGGTGTGCGTATTATGTGTTTTCCCAGTTTCCATTTCCATTACTCGGGGAAAGCTGGGACTCACCCTTTGACTTACCACTTTGGAAACCAGGGCTCCGCTTAGTCAGTCTCTGCGCTCAGATTAGAAACTGTTTATTCAGAGCCAGCAAGATGCAGGTTCAAGTGTCATGCTCTAGTTACCTGCTAGTGAGGCCACCAAATATGGCGTGCTCACTCCGGGAGACCATTCGGCAAAAGCCAGCCCCGGCAGTGTGTTAGATTCTCAAAAGTTACAGGATCACGGTGCATGGAGTACAAAATATGAAAGGCGGGCCAACTACCTAAATGTAACCAGGTAATTGAGTACTGAAAGATAAAACTCGActacttttttagttaagATAATAGATAGGgtaataaagtaataaagaactaattatacttattagTTTTGGATGGAAATTCCCTAAAATGGTGCCGCCTAATACGGGAGATTtatttactaatataaatgGGTGGATAAATAAATGGCCAGAAATTTTAAACAAAGTCGAGATACTTGAAATAGTAACCACTCATACCATGAAGAAGAGTACAGGCACCTTATCCCCTGTCGCGGAACCAAAGAAGAGAGCATATTTGCTTTGTTTAGCCcccttttcttgttcttttttctaATTCTTCCTCATCTTTGGGTATTCGTTAGAATCATCTAGTCAGTTGCCAAGATGCTCGCTAGACCGTTACACCTTCTATCCAAACCAAGCCCTGGTTTCGAGGCCAGATAATAAAAAACTCTGTCCGCATGTCAATGTTCAACAGATTGGTGAGCAGTCGGCTGATGCTGCTTTCAACAGTAACCGGCCGGCGACATGACAACCGTATGGAAAACGGTACCGAATATTGGTGCATCAAGCCACGAGAAGAAGTTTGCTGAAAGCTTCTCCCCTCGAGCAAACTATTGCCCTGAACGAATTGTCACACTTCTTGCACCGGAATTTTAAATCAAATTTCTATCATCTTGTAGTTAATTTATGCAATCTAAGatccaagaagaagttgaTTCCTTGTTGCAATAAAATACGCCCACCCTCTAGCAAGTTGCTCGTAGAAGCGTTAAACCATCCTATTACTGTTTATTGTCAGATTCTCGATTGGGGCTTCTAGGAAACAATCTGCTAAAAAGCGGCTGGGCTAGCGAAAAGCTAGGCTTTAGCCCTGACTTGGTTGAACTGGTCGCTAAAGGAATAATCAATATATCCTTTGTCAGATCGGGCAAGGTAAAAGGTGCTCCTGTCGTATTTGTTAAATGCCAGCCCTTCCTTGACCCTAAACGGCAAGTCGGGTGTCGAGATGTACGGTCGCCCAAAGACAACGATGGTATCATAGTCGTGGTACTTTGAATCAACAGCCTCCTTTGCAAGCGTAGCATCATATCCGCCTGCCACTAGAATCGGGGAAGCCTTATTGTACTCgttgaaaaaaaagtcgAGGCTGTCagtggccttggctgctgcgTCGGCGCCGGATCGTGATTCGATCAGATGCACATAGGCCAGCCCGAAATCCTTGAGTTTCCCAGCGAGATATGTAAACTGGGGAATCGGGTCGTCCATTCGCATTCCCTGGAACGAACTCCAAGGGCTTAGGCGAATGCCAGTACGGTcggcgccaacggcggccACGACAGCCTTTGTAACCTCGAGCGCAAAGCGAGCCCGGTTCTCGATGCTGCCTCCCCACTGATCCGTACGCTTGTTGGCCGTGTCCTGGGTAAACTGATCAATGAGGTAGCCGTTGGCGCCGTGAatctcgacgccgtcgaaaCCAGCCTCGATGGCATTCCTGGCAGCCTGTGCGTGGTCCTCGATGAAGGAGTAGATTTCCTCCTCGGTGAGTGGCCGGGGTGAAGCAGCATCCTCGCCCATGGGAATGTCGCTGCTGGAAGTAAGGTCAAAAGGACCCTCGCGCTTCAAGACGTCAACTTCAGCAGTGCGGCCTTGCGCCCACAGCTGCAGGAAAATATACGACTTGTTTGCATGAACGGCATCGGTGACTTTTTTCCACGCGGCAATCTGCTCCCGGGAGTATATGCCCGGGGCCGAATCGTAGCCCCCGGCTTTGGCAGAGATGTAGGTGCCCTCGGTGATGGCCAGGGAGCCTGGGACGGCTGTACGCTGCGAATAGTAGTCCGTGACCATGGGCAGAGGGACATGGCCATCGTCGGAGCGAAGACGAGTCATGGGCGACATGGCTATACGGTGGCTTAGCCTAGCACGGCCAACTTTGATAGGCTTGAATAAACTGGTCATTGTTGTCAAATGAAGAAGAGACAACAGAAGAATTGGTGTTTTATCAAGAGAAATCAGCTCGGGGTTGTGAGTATATGGTTGATGCTCTTGTAACTTGTGCCCCGTTCAGGTCAAGCTGGGGACGCCTTTTTATCCTGTTTGGCTGCTGTCAGCGTTGTTACCAAGCGAGGGCTTGACTCTGATGGTGAGATCAGCAATGGCCTACGGTGACTAAAACCGCCAAGGATATTGGTAATCCCCGAGGGGGCGATGCATCGCTGCGGAGGGTAAGGTTAGTaaagctgcatgtggtggGTAACCATTCGACAGAAGTGCCGCCGAGtgccgacatctggactctGAATACTTGCAGCCACGCGGGGCACTCGGACGATCTGCTGCCAGATTTCTGTCATAGCAAAAGTCCTAGTTAGATAAACATAGGGCTGCATTATACTAGCCACGGCCTAGCGTTGCATATAGACAGCCGCATGGCCCAGAATGTCTCTTCGAAGCGGCTGGATTGTGGGAGTTAACTGCATATGTCAGCGGAACCGAAACTACCCAAAACGGCAAGATAATCGGGCCAAGACTTGGATCCCGGATCTAGTCCCCGCAATCAAGGGTCGGAAAAGGGGCCCGTGTTTTGGTTCACACTTTAGAGGCGTATTTAAGTTTTCCAGAATATATGCTATGCTTCTTTCATTGCGGCAATCAGAGAATGGCCACAGTGCGGCAGTTTGTGAACGAGTGGAATCTCCTCGCATAGCACCGGGTCTTCTGTTTCGTGCTTGGCGTGTCGAAATCGGAGGAAAGATTTGATGACGTGATGACAGCCACCaaacttcaaatgttcctAATTTGGCTGGATGTGGCCGTATCAACGGGCTTCTGGGCACAGCCTGCTGCAGCCAACAGTCCTTTCGCTCGGTAGTAGGAAGCGGCATGACGGCAAGTACCGATATTGCCGAATTAATTAAGGGGTGCGCGATCATAGTACTCGAGTCTAGTCCTACCGAGCGGCAAATTCCATATGAACTAGAACAGACTGGGCAAGGCACGAGCGAGCCAAGATAAACCTTGGTTGCGTCTCATTGCGAGTCTCGGATAGTAGCAATCAATGTCGCTACGAGAGCGAGTAGGCGTTGGAAATTCCTTACAAGTATGACTGGAGCTGTTTTTTGCGCATAAATGGCTCAGACCTCCAAGAATGTTACAGGCTGATCGACAAGTAACGTATTATCAGCACCAGTACCACTTCAGCATAGGCCATCTGATGCTAAGCCCGGCAATCATCATGATGTTTTGTTTCTAGGAAAGAGAGATTTTCATAATAATTCTTACCGGCACAATAATTTAAAGCAAAATATTAGCATGTATTGTCGTGATTTTACGTTTCTACTATGCATTAGAGTATTCCATGGATATCACTATGTGCAAGGGCTCTCATCGTCAGGACCCCACGTACAGTGCAAGCTAATCTCTACCTCGAAATGCCGGCAAAAAGCAGAAAAGGCTCCAAGTTCCTGTAAATTGGGGCCTTGATCACACCCGGTGCATACTGTAATATATGTCACACTCTcctcaaaaaaaaaaacactatATTTGCACTGCATAAACATACTATATAACATTGAATCGACCTCATAGTGTACTGCACAGCATGGATATGCATTGCAGACGACACGAGACTGAATAAAATGCGGTCTTAGTTAGGGCCTCATACACCATCTACAGCACTCCCGTCTCTCAGTCCTGAGGTTGAATCTCGATAATGTTGCCGTCAGGGTCTTCAGCAAATATAAAGGTTCGATGAAAGGAGGTGAGCGAGTCGGCGATATTCTTGCGTTCCTCTGCATCGAGCTGCCCCAGAGACGATGCGGAGAGACTATTAGCCGTTATGATTCGCCCCTGTGTTGGAAAAGGGTCTCCGTATCTCTTGAGGATCTTGAGGTCAGGAAATGTATCGAAGCGAGCTTGGGCTGCCTTGATACCGGGCACAATCATGCCAAAATGCCCTACCCTGCTGATGGCGTCGCCGGACTCGGGCAAGTCACGACGCGGAACTTGGAGATTCCACAACTCAATCATGCCCGCACTATTTGTCCTCTCGCGGTTCAGCTCGGCGGCCGTTTGGTAACCAGTGCCGTTGCGACCACCATGGCTATGAGCCATGTAGGCAAAAGAGTAGTGGTCGGTAACCTGAATGGTGAACATATGTCGCATCCCAAAAACTTGCTCATAGAATGCTATGCTCGCTGAGAGATTTGCAACGTTGAGAGACAAGTGATTGAGGAGGTAGCCCACGGTAGCTGGATCTGACGGCGCGTCGCTACCCAGCTGGAAATCCAACTCGTTGCCCATTGAGTCATTGGAGCGTTTGACACACGCGAGGACAGGGAGCACCGGATGAGCCAGTACTAGAGCCATAGCAACAAAGATTGATTTGAAAACCATGACTGACTTATAGAGATAAATATCGAGAAATGAAAATACTCTGAAATTGAGTGCAGAAATTAGGGCACAGACAGCTGGGTCTaggatgatgaagactgTAGGAATATTCTCTTGGTTTTTCTATCTGCAACCGAGCACTGTAGGTAAACCCTGGCTTCTTATACTTGACTACTACGTAGCAATATGCGGCGGCTGTGATATAATACCGATCAGCTAATTCAAGTACCAGTTATTATAGTATGATTATGAGGTAGTGATGATGGTCACAGTGCCCTTCAACGGACATGGCAGGCAAGAATGAACCAACTGGTTCCCTTGTATCCTTCAATTGCCGAGAGATCTTCACAACGCCTGATTCTCGACTCATGCAGAATAGTGGCGGTAGGGTTTGGAATCCCCCAAGTCAAGCTGCACGTGTCTGTGAGCTAGCTGCCTCAGTGGAGAGTTTCTGAATAATCTCTATAGGGAGTAATTTTTCCTCCGAGTTTTACTAGCATTCGGTCTGCTTTTCTAATATTTCTCTCAtgctgtatgtatgtataagTGCGTACCACTGCACCGTTGCAATTGCCGACCCCACTTGTGGAGCATCTGTCTCGGAAGGCTTATTTCCTCAATAGGCATAGCATAGCCCGCTTTGAAGAAACTGTGGCAACGTCCATGTCAGGAGTGGATAGAGCTGGTGAAGCCTCGCTCTGTGGAGATAACAAGGCGTGCCTCATCTGGAGGTAGTACGGCTCCATCGTAGTGGCAAATTAGCCTCGGGAACAGGTCTGGTGGATAGGTTTTcatgacggcatcttgaAGCTCAAtgccctgccgccgccgtagcTCTTGCAACAGTCAGCCatgtcaacttcatcccTGGGAAAGATGACGGGGAGCTCGAATGACGAGTTCTAGACTCTAAACGCCCCCGCCACTAAGTTGACCTCGAGTTAATACCTCGTAGACGTGGCAATAGATGGGTAGCAAAACAAAAATTCCTGTTTCCTCAAGGCTTTGCCGTAAACAATCCTGTTCAAGGCAAtttgttaaaaaaaaacatttaAGGACAACTGcctccccccctctctcCCCATCCCTATCCATTCTCATCACGACTCCTTCATTCCAATATACTACCTTGTAAATTCTCTTACCATGCCTTGCAGCATATTTGTTGTTGCAGCAGTtgttgctgccgctgctcaaGGAAGCTCTTTACCTGAGCTTCCCAGTTTCCTCAGCAATACTTCTCAATCTGTGTTCCCACCTCTTAAAGACATTGCCGTGGAGATATTCAACTATCCTGAGCTAGGACTCAACGAGTATTACGCCCATCAATTGGTCGTTGACTACTTCGACCAGGTTGAGGGCTGGGAGGTGACACCACACGCGTATGGAATGGATACGGCCTATACTCTAGAGTTCGAACATCGTCCGCAAGGTTATGATGGGGCCCTCAAGTCCATAGGCTTCCTTTCCGAATATGATGCTCTCATCGTGGGATCGGACCCCCTGGTAGGGCATGGATGTGGTCACAACCACATCGTCCTGAACGGCATAGCAGCAGCTACGTTGGCCAGCAGAGCTCTTGTCGAGTACAATGTTCCCGGCCGCATCAAAGTCGTCGGCACGCCCGATGAGGAGAACGCAGCCGGCAAATTCAAGCTCAAGGTTGCCGGTGCctttgacgatgccgacatCTGGCTCATTGCCCATCCTAGTtccgtcaacaccatccaGCCTCTGGGGTCCCGTATCAACATCTCGCCTCACTTCGTCGGCAAAAGTCACCAAGAGGCCGTGAGGAAGGCATATGAGGCCATTGTGGCCGTGGACAAGATTGCCACAAGCTTGCCCGGGATGCGTTCATCTGTCACCAAAATCCAGAACGTTGGCATGTACTCGACCAACGTTTTACAGTCGCAAGTCAACTTTGGCGTATCTGGCTCCGACATGGCCACAGTCAATAGGACCGTGTCTGACATACTCGACGACACATTTCCGCGTGTTTCATTCACCACGAGGCAAGATCCACACGGAATTGCCATCAAGATACACGGCCCTGGCGGTCACGCTTCCCTGACGGAAAAGACTCCGCTTGACCTATCCGTCGCAACCTTTCAAGCCTTCTCGAACCGCTCCGGGGTCTCGTTTTACGTTCCGGGAAACACTTCGGCCACCGAGCTCGACATTACGTTTGATGTGCGGTCAAGGTACATGGTCGACCTGCCCGCTGTCGTCGACGCGGTGAGAAGCGCcgtcggcaaacttgggAGCCGCGTAACCATGGACCTGAGATACC is part of the Metarhizium brunneum chromosome 4, complete sequence genome and harbors:
- the PM20D2 gene encoding Peptidase M20 domain-containing protein 2 encodes the protein MPCSIFVVAAVVAAAAQGSSLPELPSFLSNTSQSVFPPLKDIAVEIFNYPELGLNEYYAHQLVVDYFDQVEGWEVTPHAYGMDTAYTLEFEHRPQGYDGALKSIGFLSEYDALIVGSDPLVGHGCGHNHIVLNGIAAATLASRALVEYNVPGRIKVVGTPDEENAAGKFKLKVAGAFDDADIWLIAHPSSVNTIQPLGSRINISPHFVGKSHQEAVRKAYEAIVAVDKIATSLPGMRSSVTKIQNVGMYSTNVLQSQVNFGVSGSDMATVNRTVSDILDDTFPRVSFTTRQDPHGIAIKIHGPGGHASLTEKTPLDLSVATFQAFSNRSGVSFYVPGNTSATELDITFDVRSRYMVDLPAVVDAVRSAVGKLGSRVTMDLRYPNVEVPPFLPETWIDLVGRPAYNLSGWQITDQALADSDIAWVQGAHVDPQTHKLVGMEKVVFQPNYNICEPGSKSCPFNHEPGFLRLAGSEYSYTQTEIVARAQAQLAVQLLTDETMYNSATAILAKNRVIEE
- the fgaOx3_2 gene encoding Chanoclavine-I aldehyde reductase fgaOx3, which produces MSPMTRLRSDDGHVPLPMVTDYYSQRTAVPGSLAITEGTYISAKAGGYDSAPGIYSREQIAAWKKVTDAVHANKSYIFLQLWAQGRTAEVDVLKREGPFDLTSSSDIPMGEDAASPRPLTEEEIYSFIEDHAQAARNAIEAGFDGVEIHGANGYLIDQFTQDTANKRTDQWGGSIENRARFALEVTKAVVAAVGADRTGIRLSPWSSFQGMRMDDPIPQFTYLAGKLKDFGLAYVHLIESRSGADAAAKATDSLDFFFNEYNKASPILVAGGYDATLAKEAVDSKYHDYDTIVVFGRPYISTPDLPFRVKEGLAFNKYDRSTFYLARSDKGYIDYSFSDQFNQVRAKA
- the aurF_3 gene encoding Aurovertin biosynthesis cluster transcription factor aurF, encoding MARQLVHLPAPTSTPTLDSIAHFINAVKLFLDESDIISIDTLASRMSPFRIDFQEGPMEDLGSIRPVLVLENEPPSQPELLGSTHLWNTTNDMMESRIRHRDTPCQQRSCSLIVNEYSSYHANSLDLTNGNEVATERIATESGYDSGSGQDTELANSDDSVSSSANTMQTSISSSPCSTPIQKIRTEVVHGAAQEALRRALYSTASLPQPAPNAESPAPGNADSVNETGQTIQRDADISIQDAATPRLVTVAKACVRSDFVQFLEMNLSRWCQHGLWGRERSSGRMARVDKYEKLQTAYSYICQLDARMKDDAIRSRMAMVFLHLEFEKTCRECRSNHAGEAKTKTMTGRGRGKISSMIDGILENTHPGWRFADARGKVEMRTNFHNQKRYGKRWWTLVNTLGCGILLLCSSSLVGMIRNTTVTATTLVAIARVIQVVHSDMMSILNLANPIAEKLFQNHGYQDYDTKQLLEKLRAFGSISVGQARANGGNAGDEWRQ